A genomic stretch from Desulfolutivibrio sulfodismutans DSM 3696 includes:
- a CDS encoding NADH-quinone oxidoreductase subunit 5 family protein: protein MRDTLVFATVLLPFFAAVLAFLARGAAPRKLIMVATSLVLITASACLLTQGPFTLGASPIFEALVTVGDFALLGIIVFFGVRLKNQLVVWLSLGQIAGLAFLDFFLADHAATAPAFYVDDLSLVMVAIISMIGSLIGVYALGYMKGHEEHLHLEKSRQPRFFFFIILFLGAMNGLVLADSLSWMYFFWEITTLCSFVLIGHDGTDIARKNAERALWMNVVGGAAFVLGLILLQKGAQTLSLQALLAIAPEISAGGLLVVPLFLLIFAGFTKAAQAPFQSWLTGAMVAPTPVSALLHSSTMVKAGVYLIVRLAPLFVGTYLSALVALFGAFCFLAMAAMAVGQSNGKKILAYSTISNLALIIACAGINTPASITAAVLLIIFHAVSKALLFMCVGSIEQRIGSRDIEDMRGLSRVMPRTAVLTAIGIMTMMLPPFGMLLAKWMAIESASAQFLVVAMLAMGSALTVLFWARWAGMLFSAPFGRGTPEEQPPSVRLPLTILAGASVILSLGAPFLYNRLVAPMVAMYYAAPGYAVSTGGMENVSGVFWIYPLFLILGIGFIVALRAAGRINPADVAAPYMCGAQRDVNGHPGFTGPMNQPVAATPGNAYLPRIFGEEMLGRYANVAALALVALMLGGVLW, encoded by the coding sequence ATGCGCGACACCCTGGTTTTCGCAACCGTGCTTTTGCCGTTTTTCGCCGCCGTCCTGGCCTTTTTGGCCCGGGGCGCCGCGCCGCGCAAACTGATCATGGTCGCAACCTCCCTGGTCCTCATCACAGCCTCGGCCTGTCTGCTCACCCAGGGGCCTTTCACTCTGGGCGCCTCGCCCATCTTCGAGGCCCTGGTGACCGTGGGCGATTTCGCGCTGCTGGGGATCATCGTCTTTTTCGGCGTCCGCCTGAAAAACCAACTCGTGGTCTGGCTGTCCCTGGGGCAGATCGCCGGGCTGGCCTTCCTGGACTTTTTTCTGGCCGACCATGCCGCCACGGCCCCGGCCTTCTATGTGGACGACTTAAGCCTCGTCATGGTGGCCATCATCTCCATGATCGGCTCGCTGATTGGCGTCTACGCCCTGGGCTACATGAAGGGGCATGAGGAACACCTGCACCTGGAAAAATCCAGGCAGCCCCGGTTCTTTTTCTTCATCATCCTGTTCCTGGGGGCCATGAACGGGCTGGTTCTGGCCGACAGCCTGTCCTGGATGTACTTTTTCTGGGAGATCACCACCCTGTGCTCGTTCGTGCTCATCGGCCACGACGGCACGGACATCGCCCGCAAAAACGCCGAACGCGCCCTGTGGATGAACGTGGTGGGCGGCGCGGCCTTCGTGCTGGGCCTGATCCTGCTTCAAAAGGGGGCCCAAACCCTGTCCCTGCAGGCGCTTCTGGCCATAGCCCCGGAGATTTCGGCCGGGGGCCTTTTGGTGGTCCCGCTGTTCCTTCTGATCTTCGCCGGATTCACCAAGGCCGCCCAGGCCCCGTTCCAGAGCTGGCTGACCGGGGCCATGGTCGCGCCCACCCCGGTGTCGGCCCTTCTGCACTCCTCCACCATGGTCAAGGCCGGGGTGTATCTCATCGTCCGCCTGGCCCCGCTGTTCGTGGGCACCTACCTCTCGGCCCTGGTGGCGCTTTTCGGGGCGTTCTGCTTTCTGGCCATGGCGGCCATGGCCGTGGGCCAGTCCAACGGCAAAAAGATCCTGGCCTATTCCACCATCTCCAACCTAGCCCTGATCATCGCCTGCGCGGGCATCAACACCCCGGCCTCCATCACCGCCGCCGTGCTGCTGATCATCTTCCACGCCGTGTCCAAGGCCCTGCTGTTCATGTGCGTCGGGAGCATCGAACAACGCATCGGCAGCCGGGACATCGAGGACATGCGCGGCCTTTCCCGGGTCATGCCGCGCACGGCGGTTCTCACCGCCATCGGCATCATGACCATGATGCTGCCGCCGTTCGGCATGCTCCTGGCCAAGTGGATGGCCATCGAATCGGCCTCGGCCCAGTTCCTGGTCGTGGCCATGCTGGCCATGGGCAGCGCCCTGACCGTGCTGTTCTGGGCCCGGTGGGCAGGCATGCTCTTTTCCGCCCCCTTCGGCCGGGGCACGCCCGAGGAGCAGCCTCCGTCGGTGCGGCTGCCCCTGACGATCCTGGCCGGGGCCTCCGTGATCTTAAGCCTCGGCGCGCCGTTTCTTTACAACAGGCTGGTGGCCCCCATGGTGGCCATGTACTACGCCGCCCCGGGATATGCCGTGAGCACGGGCGGCATGGAAAACGTCAGCGGCGTCTTCTGGATCTATCCCCTGTTCCTGATCCTCGGCATCGGGTTCATCGTGGCCCTGCGGGCCGCCGGGCGGATCAACCCGGCCGATGTCGCGGCCCCCTACATGTGCGGGGCCCAACGCGACGTGAACGGCCATCCGGGATTCACCGGCCCCATGAACCAGCCCGTGGCGGCGACGCCGGGGAATGCGTACCTGCCCCGGATATTCGGCGAGGAGATGCTTGGCAGATACGCCAATGTGGCCGCCCTGGCGCTTGTGGCGCTCATGCTCGGAGGTGTGCTGTGGTAG
- the groES gene encoding co-chaperone GroES: MKLKPLGDRVLVKRLEEETMTKGGLYIPDSAKEKPMKGEIKAVGDGKLGEDGKRMKPNVKAGEFVLFNKYAGTEIKVEDEEFLIMREDDILCIIEK, translated from the coding sequence ATGAAGCTTAAACCGCTTGGCGATCGCGTTCTGGTGAAGCGTCTCGAAGAAGAGACGATGACCAAGGGCGGCCTGTACATCCCGGATTCGGCCAAGGAAAAGCCCATGAAGGGCGAGATCAAGGCTGTGGGCGACGGCAAACTCGGCGAAGACGGCAAGCGCATGAAGCCCAACGTCAAGGCCGGGGAATTCGTGCTTTTCAACAAGTACGCCGGGACCGAGATCAAGGTCGAGGACGAGGAATTCCTGATCATGCGCGAGGACGACATCCTCTGCATCATCGAAAAATAG
- a CDS encoding A24 family peptidase has product MPLSAPITTYAVYAALAAVVIFAAARDMRTGKIPNAVTFPAVLAFAAAHAVLSGLPGFWFSLAGCGAGLTFLLVPYLFGYLGAGDVKLMAVVGAALGLHALLTVFLFTSIAGGAHIMLHLWLSPAPADPASGPGEGEKPAKRRAFRVRYGAAIAVGTVAAMLWNLSGRAYISLF; this is encoded by the coding sequence ATGCCCCTTTCCGCCCCCATCACCACCTATGCCGTTTACGCGGCCCTGGCCGCCGTGGTCATTTTCGCCGCCGCGCGCGACATGCGCACGGGGAAAATTCCCAACGCCGTAACCTTTCCGGCCGTCCTGGCCTTTGCCGCCGCCCACGCCGTCCTTTCCGGCCTGCCCGGCTTCTGGTTCTCTCTGGCCGGGTGCGGCGCGGGGCTGACCTTCCTGCTCGTACCGTACCTGTTCGGCTATCTGGGCGCGGGCGACGTCAAGCTCATGGCCGTGGTGGGCGCGGCCCTCGGACTGCACGCCCTGTTGACGGTCTTTTTGTTCACCAGCATCGCCGGGGGCGCGCACATCATGCTGCATCTGTGGCTGTCGCCCGCCCCGGCCGATCCGGCCTCCGGCCCGGGCGAAGGGGAGAAACCCGCCAAACGCCGCGCCTTCCGGGTGCGCTACGGCGCGGCCATCGCCGTGGGGACCGTGGCGGCCATGCTGTGGAACCTGTCGGGCCGGGCTTACATTTCCCTCTTCTGA
- the gap gene encoding type I glyceraldehyde-3-phosphate dehydrogenase, whose translation MALRIGINGFGRIGRYLIRLLADDPEVSVVAVNARADNPQMAHLLKYDSVHGRFPGTVLATDDGLSINGAPVKITRHGVGEWAWGELGCDLVVESTGKFNDRESCEKHLARGAKTVVISAPAKGEDVTIVMGVNQHQLQPEHKIISNASCTTNCLAPVVKVLHDAFGMKHGIMTTIHSYTMSQRILDGSHKDWRRGRACAVSMIPTTTGAARAVTKVIPELAGRLDGMSIRVPTPNVSLVDLVAELETPTDTAGMLAVLKAAANDHMGYTDEPLVSVDFMGDTHGGVVDAAASQVLDGSLAKVLIWYDNEAGFTNQLLRLIKLAGSMM comes from the coding sequence ATGGCCCTTCGGATCGGCATTAACGGATTCGGCCGTATCGGCCGGTATTTGATCAGGCTCCTGGCGGACGACCCCGAGGTTTCCGTGGTTGCGGTCAACGCCAGGGCGGACAATCCCCAAATGGCCCATCTGCTCAAATACGATTCGGTGCACGGTCGTTTCCCCGGCACGGTTTTGGCCACGGACGACGGACTTTCCATCAACGGCGCCCCGGTGAAGATCACCCGGCACGGGGTCGGGGAATGGGCCTGGGGCGAACTGGGGTGCGATCTGGTGGTCGAGTCCACGGGCAAGTTCAACGACCGCGAAAGCTGTGAAAAGCACCTGGCCCGGGGGGCCAAGACCGTGGTCATCAGCGCCCCGGCCAAGGGCGAGGACGTGACCATCGTCATGGGCGTCAACCAGCACCAGCTCCAGCCCGAGCACAAGATCATCTCCAACGCCTCCTGCACCACCAACTGTCTGGCCCCGGTGGTCAAGGTGCTGCACGACGCCTTCGGCATGAAGCACGGCATCATGACCACCATCCATTCCTATACCATGAGCCAGCGTATCCTGGACGGCTCCCACAAGGACTGGCGACGCGGCCGGGCCTGCGCCGTGTCCATGATCCCCACCACCACGGGCGCGGCCCGGGCCGTGACCAAGGTCATCCCCGAACTGGCCGGACGGCTTGACGGCATGTCCATCCGGGTGCCCACCCCCAACGTCTCCCTGGTGGATCTGGTGGCCGAGCTGGAGACCCCCACGGACACGGCGGGCATGCTGGCCGTGCTCAAGGCCGCCGCAAACGATCATATGGGCTATACCGACGAACCCCTGGTGTCCGTGGATTTCATGGGCGACACCCATGGCGGCGTGGTGGATGCCGCCGCCTCCCAGGTCTTGGACGGCTCTCTGGCCAAGGTGCTCATCTGGTACGACAACGAGGCCGGGTTCACCAACCAGCTTCTGCGCCTGATCAAGCTGGCCGGATCTATGATGTAG
- a CDS encoding respiratory chain complex I subunit 1 family protein: MVGKLVLALLAVALTPLVGGLLAGVDRRLTAWLQSRYGPPVLQPFYDVLKLLGKTKMVVNPWQALSASVYLAAAVTSVFIFFMQGDLLLIFFVLTIGAVFLVVGALSAPSPYSQIGGQRELWQMLAYEPLLILVFVSMAMVTGSFRITAILEHPTPLLYDLPLMFIVLGYVLTIKLRKSPFDISASQHAHQEIVRGVLTEYSGPHLALLEIAHWFEVVLVLGICSLFFATSALGVVVLLAATYFLEILIDNVMARMTWRWMLRSVLTVGLVLSLVNILWLYVA, translated from the coding sequence GTGGTAGGCAAACTCGTCCTGGCCCTTTTGGCCGTGGCGCTCACGCCCCTGGTGGGCGGGCTTCTGGCCGGGGTGGACCGGCGGCTCACGGCCTGGCTGCAGTCGCGCTACGGCCCGCCGGTGTTGCAGCCGTTTTACGACGTGCTCAAACTCCTGGGCAAAACAAAGATGGTGGTCAACCCCTGGCAGGCGCTTTCGGCCTCTGTCTATCTGGCCGCCGCCGTAACCTCGGTGTTTATCTTCTTCATGCAGGGCGACCTGCTTTTGATCTTTTTCGTCCTGACCATCGGCGCGGTGTTCCTGGTGGTCGGCGCCCTGTCCGCCCCCTCGCCCTACAGCCAGATCGGCGGCCAGCGCGAGCTGTGGCAGATGCTGGCCTACGAGCCGCTTCTGATCCTGGTCTTCGTGTCCATGGCCATGGTCACGGGCAGCTTCAGGATCACGGCCATCCTCGAGCATCCCACGCCGCTTCTCTATGACCTGCCCCTGATGTTCATCGTCCTGGGCTATGTCCTGACCATCAAGCTGCGCAAATCCCCCTTCGACATCTCGGCCAGCCAGCACGCCCACCAGGAGATCGTACGCGGGGTGCTCACGGAATATTCCGGGCCGCATCTGGCCCTTCTGGAAATCGCCCACTGGTTCGAGGTGGTCCTGGTGCTCGGCATCTGCTCGCTTTTTTTCGCCACCAGCGCCCTGGGCGTAGTGGTCCTTCTGGCGGCCACCTATTTCCTGGAGATCCTTATCGACAACGTCATGGCCCGCATGACCTGGCGCTGGATGCTGCGCTCGGTCCTGACCGTGGGGCTGGTGTTGTCGCTGGTCAACATCCTGTGGCTGTACGTGGCCTAA
- a CDS encoding 4Fe-4S ferredoxin: protein MFTMTKNVVRNLLTKSATRLYPFDVREPFEGYRGRLDNRIEDCIFCKTCQVKCPSQCITVDAKAGTWDCDPFACVYCAICVDHCPVKCLFMDNTHRKPSAEREMIHLQGTPKKKKTPAAKAAPAQDAAPASPAPEGEAAAPQAPETPSGDTK from the coding sequence ATGTTCACCATGACCAAAAACGTCGTGCGCAACCTTTTGACCAAAAGCGCCACGCGGCTCTATCCCTTCGACGTTCGCGAGCCCTTCGAGGGCTACCGGGGGCGGCTGGACAACCGCATTGAGGACTGCATCTTCTGCAAGACCTGCCAGGTGAAATGTCCGTCGCAGTGCATCACCGTGGACGCCAAGGCCGGGACGTGGGACTGCGATCCGTTCGCCTGCGTGTACTGCGCCATCTGCGTGGACCACTGCCCGGTCAAGTGCCTTTTCATGGACAACACCCACCGCAAGCCCTCGGCCGAACGGGAGATGATCCATCTCCAGGGCACGCCGAAAAAGAAGAAGACCCCGGCGGCCAAGGCCGCGCCTGCGCAAGACGCCGCGCCCGCGTCGCCCGCTCCCGAAGGCGAGGCGGCAGCCCCACAGGCCCCCGAGACCCCTTCCGGCGACACGAAATAG
- a CDS encoding NADH-quinone oxidoreductase subunit C codes for MDASPITAQGLVALAKEKFAAGYRLLTLSCVDLGEAGLDILYHYDKNLHLENYRLTVPRGETVPSISGVYFAALLVENEIRDQFGVCFDGIVLDFGGTLYLEDEVRTSPFCKFSVSQTKPSEG; via the coding sequence ATGGACGCATCCCCCATCACCGCCCAAGGGCTCGTGGCCCTGGCCAAGGAAAAGTTCGCCGCCGGATACCGCCTGCTGACCTTAAGCTGCGTGGATCTGGGCGAGGCGGGCTTGGACATCCTCTACCACTACGACAAGAACCTGCATCTTGAGAACTACCGCCTGACCGTGCCGCGCGGCGAGACCGTGCCGAGCATCTCCGGGGTCTACTTCGCCGCGCTTTTGGTGGAAAACGAGATACGCGACCAGTTCGGGGTGTGCTTCGACGGGATCGTGCTCGATTTCGGCGGAACCCTGTACCTGGAGGACGAGGTGCGCACCTCGCCGTTTTGCAAGTTCAGCGTCTCCCAAACAAAACCCAGCGAGGGATAG
- a CDS encoding NADH-quinone oxidoreductase subunit B family protein, whose product MFTDLINKGRLKSPWIMHFDCGSCNGCDIEVLACLTPMYDIERFGIVNVGNPKHADVLLVTGTVNHRNKHVLKNLYDQMPDPKAVIAIGACGLSGGIFREAYNVVGGVDKVIPVDVYVPGCPARPEAIIDGVVKALEAVKVKLGLTA is encoded by the coding sequence ATGTTCACCGACCTGATCAACAAGGGACGCCTCAAATCGCCGTGGATCATGCACTTCGACTGCGGCAGCTGCAACGGCTGCGACATCGAGGTTCTGGCCTGCCTGACGCCGATGTACGACATCGAACGCTTCGGCATCGTCAACGTGGGCAACCCCAAGCACGCCGACGTGCTCCTGGTCACCGGCACGGTGAACCACCGCAACAAGCATGTCTTGAAAAACCTCTACGACCAGATGCCCGACCCAAAGGCGGTCATCGCCATCGGGGCCTGCGGCCTGTCCGGGGGGATTTTCCGCGAGGCCTACAATGTGGTTGGCGGCGTGGACAAGGTCATCCCCGTGGACGTGTACGTGCCGGGCTGTCCGGCCAGGCCCGAGGCCATCATCGACGGCGTGGTCAAGGCCCTGGAGGCGGTCAAGGTCAAGCTGGGGCTTACGGCCTAG
- a CDS encoding tetratricopeptide repeat protein produces the protein MSGPQRGPLRRLIRAFGFTLLILVLAGLAIPLVGLLPDDTGQGEALLARREPAAARPFFERAARGGSARAAWWLGRMQEEGLGTAPDAEKALALYQRAARMGNRDAQKRVADLLSAPRPGAPNSPTPDDLAQAAAWYMRAGQRDDNEARFQAGLCWQDGRGVPKNLEKALLWFTRAARRGHVQAMVQAAETHLALARDPLRQKNRADDLSRAHGWLVAAAQAGQAAAMFRLGELCRDGIWPDARPGDDLAWFSRAATAGDARAQYLLGQRHERGEGVDAFPLEAAAWYRMAADQGHVAAMMRLAEMYFDGQGVFRDRAEAIRLREAAGSADAAARAALCNLYAAGLPAARDYAAAAGWCRQAAGDGDARSRYLYGLLLERGLGTPRDELESAKWLAAAAGQGMPQAQYALALFYLGGRGVIRDAAQAFSLCRKAAEQGLPEAQTLLASMYDEELRSTRNYAQALRWYRRAAGAGDATAQFNLASMFGKGVGAPADPAQALEWFTRAAQAGDPRAAFNVGLLHLSGAAAPPDEVQALDWFLKAARAGDAKARLMAALMYQRGQGAAKNPREAFRLARMAAHQGVAQAQAMLGAAYFEGRTVSRNLPESYFWLCLATREPSTEFDVAQAARARAQVEKRLPPQQLAAIRERVAGFSPRPADPAREDDGLAAVQFLAAPSGPTLPGKTADREDSEVYGIF, from the coding sequence ATGTCCGGTCCCCAGCGCGGCCCGTTGCGCCGCCTTATCCGGGCCTTCGGATTCACCCTGCTGATCCTGGTCCTTGCGGGCCTGGCCATACCCCTTGTCGGCCTTCTTCCCGACGACACGGGGCAGGGGGAGGCCCTGCTCGCCCGCCGCGAACCGGCCGCCGCACGCCCCTTCTTCGAACGCGCCGCACGGGGCGGCTCGGCCCGGGCGGCCTGGTGGCTGGGGCGCATGCAGGAGGAGGGCCTGGGCACGGCCCCCGATGCCGAAAAAGCCCTGGCGCTCTACCAGCGCGCGGCCCGCATGGGAAACCGCGACGCCCAAAAGCGCGTGGCCGACCTGCTGTCCGCCCCCAGGCCCGGCGCGCCGAACTCCCCCACCCCGGACGACCTGGCCCAGGCCGCCGCCTGGTACATGCGGGCCGGACAACGCGACGACAACGAGGCCCGGTTCCAGGCGGGCCTGTGCTGGCAAGACGGCAGGGGCGTGCCCAAAAACCTGGAGAAAGCCCTGTTATGGTTCACCCGGGCGGCCCGGCGCGGCCATGTCCAGGCCATGGTCCAGGCCGCAGAAACGCATCTTGCCTTGGCCCGCGACCCCTTGCGGCAAAAAAACCGGGCGGACGATCTTTCCCGGGCCCATGGCTGGCTGGTCGCCGCCGCCCAGGCAGGCCAGGCCGCAGCCATGTTCCGCCTGGGCGAACTGTGCCGCGACGGGATCTGGCCCGACGCCCGGCCGGGCGACGACCTGGCGTGGTTTTCACGGGCCGCCACGGCCGGGGACGCCAGGGCCCAATATCTCCTGGGACAGCGCCATGAACGGGGCGAAGGCGTGGACGCCTTCCCCCTGGAGGCGGCGGCATGGTACCGGATGGCCGCCGACCAGGGCCATGTGGCGGCCATGATGCGCCTGGCGGAGATGTATTTCGACGGCCAGGGGGTGTTTCGGGATCGCGCCGAGGCCATACGCCTGCGGGAGGCCGCCGGGTCAGCCGATGCCGCTGCGCGGGCCGCCCTGTGCAACCTGTACGCTGCAGGCCTCCCGGCCGCCCGGGACTACGCCGCCGCCGCAGGCTGGTGCCGCCAGGCCGCCGGGGACGGGGACGCCCGCTCCCGCTATCTCTACGGACTGCTTCTGGAACGCGGCCTGGGCACGCCCCGGGACGAACTGGAAAGCGCCAAGTGGCTGGCGGCGGCGGCCGGGCAGGGCATGCCCCAGGCCCAGTACGCCCTGGCCCTCTTCTATCTGGGCGGACGTGGGGTGATCCGGGACGCGGCCCAGGCCTTCTCCCTGTGCCGCAAGGCCGCCGAGCAAGGCCTGCCCGAGGCCCAGACCCTTCTGGCCTCCATGTACGACGAGGAACTGCGCTCCACGCGCAACTATGCCCAGGCCCTGCGCTGGTATCGCCGGGCCGCCGGGGCCGGGGATGCGACCGCCCAGTTCAACCTGGCCTCCATGTTCGGCAAGGGCGTTGGGGCGCCCGCCGACCCGGCCCAGGCCCTGGAATGGTTCACCCGGGCGGCCCAGGCCGGAGATCCCCGGGCCGCCTTCAACGTGGGACTTTTACACCTCTCGGGGGCGGCCGCCCCCCCGGATGAGGTCCAGGCCCTGGACTGGTTCCTGAAGGCCGCCCGGGCCGGGGACGCCAAGGCCCGGCTCATGGCGGCGCTCATGTACCAGCGCGGCCAGGGCGCGGCGAAAAATCCCCGCGAGGCTTTCCGACTGGCCCGGATGGCCGCCCACCAGGGGGTGGCCCAGGCCCAGGCCATGCTCGGAGCGGCCTATTTCGAGGGGCGCACCGTGTCCCGCAACCTGCCGGAGTCCTATTTCTGGCTCTGTCTGGCCACCAGGGAGCCTTCGACGGAGTTTGACGTGGCCCAGGCGGCCAGGGCCAGGGCGCAGGTGGAAAAACGGCTCCCCCCGCAGCAACTCGCCGCCATCAGGGAACGTGTAGCGGGCTTTAGCCCCCGGCCGGCCGATCCGGCCCGGGAAGACGACGGGCTGGCCGCCGTGCAATTCCTGGCCGCCCCGTCCGGCCCCACATTGCCCGGCAAGACAGCGGACAGGGAGGATTCCGAGGTGTACGGAATTTTTTGA
- a CDS encoding hydrogenase large subunit → MARTILPFGPQHPVLPEPLHLKLVVEDEIVLEAVPALGYVHRGLEKLCEVRDVNQMIQVVERVCGICSCLHAVCYCQGIEALLSLDVPPRAKYLRVIWGELHRMHSHLLWLGLFADAFGFESLFMQCWKVRERIMDIMEATCGNRVVVSVNVIGGVRRDLSPEQCSWILEQLAIAEKDVKRLQSTLLTDYTVCKRTKGKGVLTGEQAYQLGAAGPTLRGSGVAQDARQENYAAYGGLEFAPVTEPDGDSYARSAVRFRETLQSIDLVRQAIARMPGGEIAVTTKARPQGEVTMRVEQPRGELFYYIKADGTKNLDRVRIRTPTFANIPPLLAMLPGIELADVPVVVLSIDPCISCTER, encoded by the coding sequence ATGGCCCGCACCATCCTGCCGTTCGGTCCCCAGCATCCCGTGCTGCCGGAACCGCTGCATTTGAAGCTCGTGGTCGAGGACGAGATCGTCCTTGAGGCCGTTCCCGCCCTGGGCTACGTCCACCGGGGCCTGGAGAAGCTGTGCGAAGTCCGCGACGTGAACCAGATGATCCAGGTCGTGGAGCGGGTGTGCGGCATCTGTTCCTGCCTGCACGCCGTGTGCTACTGCCAGGGCATCGAGGCCCTGCTTTCCCTGGACGTGCCGCCCCGGGCCAAATACCTCCGGGTGATCTGGGGCGAGCTGCACCGCATGCACAGCCACCTGTTGTGGCTTGGGCTTTTCGCCGACGCCTTCGGCTTCGAGAGCCTTTTTATGCAGTGCTGGAAGGTGCGCGAGCGGATCATGGACATCATGGAGGCCACCTGCGGCAACCGGGTGGTGGTCTCGGTGAACGTGATCGGCGGGGTGCGCCGCGACCTGTCTCCCGAGCAGTGCTCGTGGATCCTGGAGCAGCTGGCCATTGCCGAAAAGGACGTCAAACGCCTGCAATCCACCCTTCTCACCGACTACACCGTGTGCAAGCGCACCAAGGGCAAGGGCGTGCTCACGGGCGAGCAGGCCTATCAGCTCGGCGCGGCCGGGCCGACGCTTCGCGGCAGCGGCGTGGCCCAGGACGCCCGGCAGGAGAATTATGCGGCCTACGGGGGACTGGAGTTCGCGCCGGTGACCGAGCCCGACGGCGACTCCTACGCCAGAAGCGCGGTGCGTTTCCGGGAGACCCTGCAATCCATCGATCTGGTGCGCCAGGCCATCGCCCGCATGCCCGGCGGCGAGATCGCCGTGACCACCAAGGCCAGGCCCCAGGGCGAGGTCACCATGCGCGTGGAGCAGCCGCGCGGCGAGCTTTTCTACTACATCAAGGCCGACGGCACGAAAAACCTGGACCGGGTGCGCATCCGCACCCCGACGTTCGCCAACATCCCGCCGCTTCTGGCCATGCTGCCGGGCATCGAACTGGCCGACGTGCCCGTGGTGGTGCTCTCCATCGACCCGTGCATCAGCTGCACCGAACGTTAA